Proteins encoded in a region of the Rhodococcus sp. SBT000017 genome:
- a CDS encoding MBL fold metallo-hydrolase encodes MDEHLMVIDDNYTGVLSQGSQPQRRTIPGATITKMSVGPMDNNTYLVVCSATGHSLLIDAANEADRISLLIDENAPTLSLIVTTHQHADHWQALADIAGGTDSPTAAHELDAGPLPVAPDRLLADRDTVSVGELTFDVVHLTGHTPGSIALALTDSDGARTHLFTGDSLFPGGVGKTGSPEDFAHLLDDVTAKLFDRFDDETVVYPGHGKDTTLGAERPHLDEWRTRGW; translated from the coding sequence ATGGACGAGCACCTCATGGTCATCGATGACAATTACACCGGCGTCCTCTCCCAGGGTTCGCAGCCGCAGCGGCGAACGATTCCCGGAGCGACGATCACGAAGATGTCGGTCGGCCCCATGGACAACAACACCTACCTTGTCGTCTGTTCCGCAACAGGTCACTCGCTGCTGATCGACGCCGCCAACGAGGCCGACCGTATCTCGTTGCTCATCGACGAGAATGCGCCGACACTCTCACTCATCGTGACGACTCACCAGCACGCCGACCACTGGCAGGCGCTGGCAGACATCGCCGGCGGTACGGACTCGCCGACCGCAGCCCACGAACTCGATGCCGGCCCCCTACCGGTGGCTCCGGACCGCCTGCTGGCCGATCGGGACACCGTGTCGGTGGGCGAGCTCACGTTCGATGTGGTGCACCTGACCGGACACACCCCCGGTTCCATCGCCCTCGCACTGACCGATTCCGACGGCGCGCGCACCCACCTCTTCACCGGAGATTCACTCTTTCCCGGTGGCGTCGGCAAGACGGGCAGCCCGGAGGATTTCGCCCATCTGCTCGACGACGTGACGGCGAAATTGTTCGACCGCTTCGACGACGAGACCGTCGTCTACCCGGGCCACGGAAAGGACACGACGCTCGGTGCCGAGCGCCCTCACCTGGACGAATGGCGCACACGCGGCTGGTGA
- the uvrA gene encoding excinuclease ABC subunit UvrA: MADRLIVRGAREHNLRGVDIDLPRDALIVFTGLSGSGKSSLAFDTIFAEGQRRYVESLSAYARQFLGQMDKPDVDFIEGLSPAVSIDQKSTNRNPRSTVGTITEVYDYLRLLYARAGTAHCPVCREQIAKQTPQQIVDQVLDMEEGLKFQVLAPVVRTRKGEFVDLFDSLNTQGYSRVRVDGVVHQLTSPPVLKKQEKHDIEVVVDRLTVKSSSKQRLTDSVETALRLADGIVVLDFVDRDENASDRERRFSEKLACPNGHPLSIDDLEPRSFSFNSPYGACPDCVGLGVRKEVDPELVVPDGDLSLADGAIAPWSMGQTSEYFGRLLSGLADAMGFDLNAPWNKLPAKVKRAVLEGSDHQVHVKYKNRYGRTRSYYAEFEGVMPFLHRRLEQTESEQMKERYDGYMRDVPCPTCNGARLRPEILSVTIAAGDFGPKSIAEVCELSIADTADFLNSLTLGRREEAIAGQVLKEVQARLGFLLDVGLEYLSLARTAGSLSGGEAQRIRLATQIGSGLVGVLYVLDEPSIGLHQRDNRRLIDTLTRLRDLGNTLIVVEHDEDTIRTSDWIVDIGPLAGEHGGRVVHSGSYEDLLTNEESLTGAYLSGRMEIPLPDTRRVVDKKRQVTVVGAREHNLRGIDVSFPLGVLTSVTGVSGSGKSTLVNDILATVMANKLNGARQVPGRHTRINGLDQLDKLVRVDQSPIGRTPRSNAATYTGVFDKIRTLFAATTEAKVRGYQPGRFSFNVKGGRCEACSGDGTLKIEMNFLPDVYVPCEVCEGARYNRETLEVHYKGKTIAEVLDMPIEEAADFFEAITSIHRYLKTLVEVGLGYVRLGQPATTLSGGEAQRVKLAAELQKRSTGRTVYILDEPTTGLHFEDIRKLLGVVNGLVDKGNTVIVIEHNLDVIKVSDWVIDMGPEGGSGGGMVVAQGDPEAVAAVSESYTGKFLQEALTRESVVAPPVKAAPKKRRPRKVAAVR; encoded by the coding sequence GTGGCGGATCGCCTGATAGTGCGAGGTGCACGGGAGCACAATCTGCGGGGAGTCGACATCGACCTGCCGCGGGATGCGCTGATCGTGTTCACGGGTCTGTCCGGCTCGGGCAAGTCGTCCCTCGCCTTCGACACGATCTTCGCCGAAGGGCAGCGTCGCTACGTCGAGTCGTTGTCCGCATACGCGCGACAGTTCCTCGGTCAGATGGACAAGCCGGACGTCGATTTCATCGAGGGCCTCTCGCCTGCGGTCTCCATCGATCAGAAGTCGACCAACCGCAACCCGCGATCGACCGTGGGCACCATCACCGAGGTCTACGACTACCTCCGTCTGTTGTACGCGCGTGCGGGAACGGCTCACTGCCCCGTGTGCCGCGAACAGATCGCGAAGCAGACTCCGCAGCAGATCGTCGATCAGGTGCTGGACATGGAGGAGGGCCTGAAGTTTCAGGTTCTCGCCCCGGTGGTGCGTACCCGTAAGGGCGAGTTCGTCGACCTGTTCGATTCGCTCAACACCCAGGGCTACTCGCGTGTTCGGGTCGACGGCGTCGTACATCAGCTCACGAGCCCGCCGGTGCTCAAGAAGCAGGAAAAGCACGACATCGAGGTCGTCGTCGACCGCCTGACCGTCAAGTCGAGTTCGAAGCAGCGGCTGACCGATTCGGTGGAAACCGCCCTTCGGTTGGCCGACGGCATCGTGGTGCTCGATTTCGTCGACCGTGACGAGAATGCGTCGGACCGTGAGCGCCGGTTCTCCGAGAAGCTCGCCTGCCCCAACGGTCACCCGTTGTCGATCGACGATCTCGAACCTCGGTCGTTCTCCTTCAACTCGCCGTACGGTGCGTGCCCGGATTGCGTCGGGCTCGGCGTCCGCAAGGAGGTCGACCCGGAGCTGGTCGTTCCAGACGGCGATCTCAGCCTCGCGGACGGTGCCATCGCACCGTGGTCGATGGGCCAGACGTCGGAGTACTTCGGTCGCCTGCTGTCCGGGCTCGCCGACGCCATGGGATTCGACCTGAACGCGCCGTGGAACAAGCTGCCCGCCAAGGTCAAGCGTGCGGTCCTCGAGGGCAGCGATCACCAGGTGCACGTGAAGTACAAAAACCGCTACGGCCGCACGCGGTCGTACTACGCCGAGTTCGAGGGTGTGATGCCGTTCCTGCACCGCCGGTTGGAGCAGACCGAGTCCGAGCAGATGAAGGAACGCTACGACGGCTACATGCGCGACGTGCCGTGTCCCACCTGCAACGGTGCCAGGCTGCGGCCCGAGATCCTGTCGGTGACGATCGCGGCGGGCGACTTCGGGCCGAAGTCGATCGCCGAGGTGTGCGAGTTGTCGATCGCCGACACCGCAGATTTCCTGAACAGCCTCACTCTCGGTCGCCGCGAGGAAGCAATCGCAGGTCAGGTCCTCAAAGAGGTGCAGGCTCGGCTCGGCTTCCTGTTGGACGTCGGTCTGGAATACCTGTCACTGGCCAGGACCGCCGGCTCGCTGTCCGGCGGCGAGGCCCAGCGCATCCGACTCGCCACCCAGATCGGGTCGGGACTCGTCGGCGTTCTGTACGTCCTCGACGAGCCCTCGATCGGACTGCATCAGCGCGACAACCGTCGGCTCATCGACACGTTGACGCGGCTGCGCGATCTCGGGAACACGTTGATCGTCGTCGAGCACGACGAGGACACCATCCGCACCTCCGATTGGATCGTCGACATCGGTCCATTGGCGGGTGAGCACGGTGGACGCGTCGTGCACAGCGGTTCGTACGAGGACCTGCTGACCAACGAGGAATCGTTGACCGGTGCGTACCTGTCCGGGCGGATGGAAATTCCGCTGCCCGACACCCGTCGTGTCGTGGACAAGAAGCGTCAGGTCACCGTGGTCGGTGCCCGAGAGCACAACCTCCGCGGCATCGACGTCAGCTTCCCGCTCGGCGTGCTGACCTCGGTCACCGGGGTGTCGGGTTCGGGCAAGTCCACGCTCGTCAACGACATCCTCGCGACGGTGATGGCGAACAAGCTCAACGGTGCCCGTCAGGTTCCCGGTCGGCACACGCGCATCAACGGACTCGATCAGCTCGACAAGCTCGTGCGGGTGGACCAGTCGCCGATCGGACGCACACCGCGCTCGAACGCGGCAACGTACACCGGGGTGTTCGACAAGATCCGCACCCTGTTCGCGGCGACAACCGAGGCCAAGGTGCGCGGCTATCAGCCCGGTCGATTCTCGTTCAACGTCAAGGGCGGCCGGTGCGAGGCATGCTCGGGAGACGGCACCCTCAAGATCGAGATGAACTTCCTGCCGGACGTCTACGTTCCGTGCGAGGTCTGTGAGGGTGCGCGGTACAACCGCGAGACACTCGAGGTCCATTACAAGGGCAAGACCATCGCCGAGGTCCTGGACATGCCGATCGAGGAGGCCGCCGACTTCTTCGAGGCCATCACCTCGATCCACCGTTACCTCAAGACGCTCGTCGAGGTCGGTCTCGGGTACGTCCGCCTCGGCCAACCGGCAACGACGTTGTCCGGCGGCGAGGCGCAGCGCGTCAAACTGGCCGCAGAATTGCAGAAGCGGTCCACCGGCCGTACGGTCTACATCCTCGACGAACCGACCACCGGCTTGCACTTCGAGGACATTCGCAAGTTGCTCGGCGTCGTGAACGGTCTCGTGGACAAGGGCAATACGGTGATCGTGATCGAGCACAATCTCGACGTCATCAAGGTCTCGGACTGGGTCATCGACATGGGTCCCGAAGGCGGCTCCGGCGGCGGAATGGTTGTGGCGCAAGGGGATCCGGAGGCCGTGGCCGCGGTTTCCGAGAGCTACACCGGCAAGTTCCTTCAGGAGGCGCTCACTCGTGAGTCCGTCGTCGCTCCGCCGGTGAAGGCCGCTCCGAAGAAGCGCAGGCCTCGCAAGGTCGCCGCTGTCCGATAA
- a CDS encoding RNA methyltransferase, whose amino-acid sequence MDSLTERTPRVVSAVKLARAAERKKTGLFLAEGFNAVSEAAQSRLVRDLFFTADALERHHDLIASVEAGGARVHPITDRAAKALSDTVTPQGLIAVTELVDVPIDRALAGTPRLVAVPVEMAEPGNAGTVIRVADAAGADSVVLLGDSVDPHNGKCVRASAGSVFHLPIARERTIESGIDALRRAGLTIVATAADGEVDLDDADELLTQPTAWLFGNEAHGLPESVTRDADHRIRIPIHGRAESLNLATAAAICLYASARAQRRSETP is encoded by the coding sequence GTGGATTCGCTGACCGAGCGAACTCCGCGGGTCGTTTCGGCCGTCAAGCTCGCTCGAGCCGCGGAACGCAAGAAGACCGGGCTCTTTCTCGCCGAAGGCTTCAATGCTGTGTCCGAGGCGGCGCAGTCACGGTTGGTTCGTGATCTGTTCTTCACCGCGGATGCCCTCGAGCGCCACCATGACCTCATCGCGTCCGTCGAGGCCGGCGGCGCACGAGTTCATCCGATCACCGACCGTGCTGCGAAGGCATTGTCCGACACCGTCACCCCGCAGGGCCTGATCGCAGTCACCGAGTTGGTCGACGTCCCGATCGACCGTGCGCTGGCCGGAACACCGCGGTTGGTGGCCGTACCGGTGGAGATGGCAGAGCCGGGCAATGCCGGGACGGTCATTCGCGTCGCCGACGCGGCCGGAGCGGATTCGGTCGTGCTGCTGGGCGACTCGGTGGACCCACACAATGGCAAATGCGTCCGCGCCTCTGCAGGCAGCGTGTTCCATCTGCCCATTGCTCGGGAGCGAACGATCGAGTCCGGAATCGACGCGTTGCGCAGAGCGGGTCTGACCATCGTCGCCACGGCCGCCGATGGCGAAGTGGACCTGGACGACGCCGACGAACTGCTCACGCAACCGACCGCGTGGTTGTTCGGCAACGAGGCGCACGGGCTGCCCGAGTCGGTGACACGCGACGCCGATCACCGGATTCGAATCCCGATCCACGGCCGCGCCGAGAGCCTCAACCTGGCAACCGCCGCGGCGATCTGCCTGTACGCCAGTGCCAGGGCGCAGCGACGCTCCGAAACTCCGTGA
- the pheS gene encoding phenylalanine--tRNA ligase subunit alpha has protein sequence MAKKDVGTEPVDPSVLEESALGSAVDSAEQAFADASDLDALTKVKIDHVGGKAPLALAQRALGAIPGDQKADAGKRVKAARDRVQKAFDERRAVLSAERDDAILVAETIDVTLPTDRAPVGARHPITIIAEQVADVFVGMGWEVEEGPEVETEHFNFDALNFLPDHPARTMQDTFHIAPEGSRQVLRTHTSPVQVRSMLSREVPIYVVCPGRTFRTDELDTTHTPVFHQVEGLAIDKGLTMAHLRGTLDAFAKALFGNDTRTRMRPNYFPFTEPSAEVDVWFPKKKGGAGWVEWGGCGMVNPKVLQASGIDPEVYTGFAFGMGLERTLQFRNDIPDMRDIVEGDIRFTLPFGVQA, from the coding sequence GTGGCGAAGAAAGATGTCGGAACCGAGCCGGTAGATCCGAGCGTTCTCGAGGAGTCCGCGCTCGGATCCGCAGTGGACTCGGCCGAGCAGGCGTTCGCCGACGCGTCGGACCTCGATGCTCTGACCAAGGTCAAGATCGACCATGTGGGCGGCAAAGCTCCGTTGGCGCTGGCGCAGCGCGCACTCGGTGCGATCCCGGGGGACCAGAAGGCGGATGCGGGCAAACGCGTCAAGGCAGCGCGCGATCGAGTGCAGAAGGCCTTCGACGAGCGACGCGCCGTGCTGTCGGCCGAGCGTGACGATGCCATCCTGGTCGCCGAAACCATCGACGTCACACTGCCGACCGACCGAGCCCCCGTCGGCGCCCGGCACCCCATCACGATCATCGCCGAACAGGTTGCCGACGTGTTCGTCGGAATGGGCTGGGAGGTCGAAGAAGGCCCCGAGGTCGAAACCGAACACTTCAATTTCGATGCGCTCAACTTCCTGCCCGACCACCCGGCACGCACGATGCAGGACACGTTCCACATCGCACCGGAGGGTTCGCGGCAGGTATTGCGCACCCATACCTCCCCGGTACAGGTCCGGTCGATGCTCTCGCGTGAGGTGCCGATCTACGTCGTCTGCCCGGGTCGGACGTTTCGCACGGACGAACTCGACACCACGCACACGCCGGTCTTCCACCAGGTCGAGGGTCTTGCCATCGACAAGGGCCTGACCATGGCGCATCTGCGCGGCACACTGGATGCGTTCGCCAAGGCGCTGTTCGGCAACGACACCCGTACTCGCATGCGGCCCAACTACTTCCCGTTCACCGAGCCGTCGGCCGAGGTCGACGTGTGGTTCCCCAAGAAGAAGGGCGGGGCCGGTTGGGTCGAGTGGGGTGGCTGCGGAATGGTCAACCCGAAGGTGTTGCAGGCCAGCGGCATCGATCCAGAGGTCTACACCGGATTCGCTTTCGGCATGGGCCTCGAGCGGACTCTGCAGTTCCGCAACGACATCCCGGACATGCGCGACATCGTCGAGGGCGACATCAGGTTCACGTTGCCCTTCGGTGTCCAGGCCTGA
- a CDS encoding DoxX family protein, with amino-acid sequence MLVRRIARPLMSTIFIAGGVDALRNPTGKAQVATPLIEQGKDVLPNDVTANVPSDPETLVRINGGIQVAGGILLATGKAPRIASLALAGSLVPTTLAGHAFWNETDPEAKAAQRIHFFKNLSLLGGLLIAAVDTEGKPSVAWRSKRAARRAQESVVSALPGHSTHETGERVKEIAAVAASRSADLAEAAQPKLAKFADAAQPKLAKLADIATDKGSELAEVAQPALNRWAHVAADKGSVLAEEAQKRGSKLAELAADRGSDLAEEAQKRGSKLADKAAHRGTDLAEIAQKRGSKLVDVAADRRHELTDVAQKRASKLADLAAERGSVLADEAQKRGVTWADLASDRVETLSKRARKRAEKQSKELEKVTEQARAKLEKRVAKAQKNLDKKLQQYAK; translated from the coding sequence ATGCTGGTCCGCCGTATCGCCCGTCCGCTGATGTCTACGATTTTCATCGCAGGGGGCGTCGACGCACTCCGTAATCCCACCGGCAAGGCGCAGGTCGCCACTCCGCTGATCGAGCAGGGCAAGGACGTCCTCCCCAACGACGTCACCGCGAACGTGCCGAGCGACCCGGAGACGTTGGTCCGTATCAATGGCGGAATCCAGGTCGCCGGCGGCATTCTGCTGGCCACCGGCAAGGCACCGCGCATCGCCTCGCTCGCTCTCGCCGGAAGTCTCGTACCGACGACACTCGCCGGGCACGCCTTCTGGAACGAGACGGACCCGGAGGCAAAGGCTGCGCAGCGTATCCACTTCTTCAAGAACCTGAGCCTGCTCGGCGGACTGCTCATCGCGGCCGTCGACACCGAGGGCAAGCCGTCGGTCGCATGGCGTAGCAAGCGCGCAGCACGCCGCGCTCAGGAGAGCGTCGTCTCGGCACTGCCGGGTCACTCCACCCACGAGACCGGTGAGCGGGTCAAGGAAATCGCAGCCGTCGCCGCGAGCCGCAGCGCCGATCTCGCCGAGGCGGCACAGCCGAAGCTGGCCAAGTTCGCCGACGCCGCCCAGCCCAAGTTGGCCAAGCTCGCCGACATCGCCACCGACAAGGGCTCGGAGCTGGCCGAGGTCGCTCAGCCGGCACTGAACCGCTGGGCTCACGTGGCCGCCGACAAGGGTTCCGTCCTCGCCGAGGAAGCACAGAAGCGTGGATCGAAGCTCGCCGAACTCGCCGCCGACCGCGGTAGCGACTTGGCCGAAGAGGCGCAGAAGCGCGGCTCCAAGCTCGCCGACAAGGCTGCGCACCGCGGAACCGACCTGGCCGAGATCGCGCAGAAGCGCGGATCCAAGCTCGTCGACGTTGCCGCTGATCGTCGCCACGAATTGACCGACGTGGCCCAGAAGCGCGCGTCCAAGCTCGCCGATCTGGCTGCCGAGAGGGGTTCGGTCTTGGCCGACGAAGCGCAGAAGCGCGGAGTCACCTGGGCCGATCTGGCGTCCGATCGTGTGGAGACGCTGAGCAAGCGGGCCCGCAAGCGTGCGGAGAAGCAGAGCAAGGAACTCGAGAAGGTGACCGAGCAGGCTCGCGCCAAGCTCGAGAAGCGAGTTGCCAAGGCTCAGAAGAACTTGGACAAGAAGCTGCAGCAGTACGCGAAGTAG
- the rplT gene encoding 50S ribosomal protein L20 produces the protein MARVKRAVNAQKKRRSILEASKGYRGQRSRLYTKAKEQQLHSLTYAYRDRRARKGDFRKLWITRINAAARANDITYNRFVQGLKAAGVEVDRKILAELAVSDAAAFASLVAIAKAALPADVNAPAGEAA, from the coding sequence GTGGCACGCGTAAAAAGGGCCGTCAACGCCCAGAAGAAGCGCCGTTCGATTCTCGAAGCGTCCAAGGGATACCGCGGACAGCGCTCACGTCTGTACACCAAGGCCAAGGAGCAGCAGCTCCACTCGCTGACCTACGCCTACCGGGACCGCCGCGCGCGTAAGGGTGACTTCCGCAAGCTGTGGATCACGCGTATCAACGCTGCAGCTCGGGCCAACGACATCACGTACAACCGCTTCGTCCAGGGCCTCAAGGCCGCGGGCGTCGAGGTCGACCGCAAGATCCTCGCCGAGCTCGCTGTGTCGGATGCTGCTGCGTTCGCCAGCCTGGTCGCCATCGCCAAGGCTGCATTGCCTGCCGATGTCAACGCTCCGGCCGGAGAAGCAGCCTGA
- the rpmI gene encoding 50S ribosomal protein L35, with protein MPKQKTHSGAKKRFKVSGSGKILRQKAGRRHLLEHKPTKVTRRLDGVAVVKKPDVPRIKRLLGI; from the coding sequence ATGCCCAAGCAGAAGACCCACAGTGGTGCCAAGAAGCGATTCAAGGTGTCCGGCAGCGGCAAGATCCTGCGCCAGAAGGCCGGCCGTCGCCACCTGCTCGAGCACAAGCCCACCAAGGTGACTCGTCGCCTCGATGGTGTCGCCGTCGTCAAGAAGCCCGACGTCCCGCGGATCAAGCGCCTGCTCGGCATCTGA
- a CDS encoding DUF1844 domain-containing protein yields the protein MTSSPNPDDAAGADPLGAEPEVRELAEVPAVEVISRAAVMLMSSAAEKLGLSEPDPAESPYLDLDEARRVITALAGLVTASVEYLGPHAGPIRDGLQALQRAFREASAHPDEPGKGPGEKYTGPVH from the coding sequence ATGACCAGCTCCCCCAATCCCGACGATGCCGCAGGTGCCGACCCCCTGGGTGCCGAGCCCGAAGTCCGTGAACTCGCCGAGGTCCCCGCGGTCGAGGTCATCAGCCGCGCTGCGGTGATGCTGATGAGTTCTGCAGCCGAGAAGTTGGGTCTCTCCGAGCCGGATCCCGCGGAGAGCCCCTACCTGGACCTCGACGAGGCACGACGCGTCATCACCGCATTGGCAGGCCTGGTCACCGCGTCGGTGGAATACCTCGGCCCCCATGCCGGACCCATTCGCGACGGGCTGCAGGCACTGCAGCGCGCATTCCGGGAAGCATCTGCCCACCCGGACGAGCCAGGAAAGGGCCCGGGCGAGAAGTACACCGGTCCGGTGCACTGA
- the infC gene encoding translation initiation factor IF-3, producing the protein MSRIDGDGLCQWQAVGLHTTPHYLGGPISTETRINDRIRVPEVRLVGPGGEQVGIVRVEDALRLALEADLDLVEVAPDARPPVCKIMDYGKFKYEAAQKARESRKNQTLTVIKEQKLRPKIDAHDYETKKRNVVRFLEAGSKVKVTIMFRGREQSRPELGFRLLQRLGADVAELGFVETSAKQDGRNMTMVLAPHKGAKTRVKAQESAAAPPAQRAPAPAPEQPADAAPAAEAPAAAAPATPAQTN; encoded by the coding sequence ATGTCGAGGATCGACGGCGACGGGCTGTGCCAGTGGCAGGCGGTCGGGTTACACACCACACCGCACTACCTAGGAGGCCCCATCAGCACTGAGACCCGCATCAACGATCGCATCCGAGTTCCCGAGGTCCGGCTTGTCGGACCGGGCGGTGAACAGGTGGGGATCGTGCGTGTTGAAGATGCACTCCGCTTGGCTCTCGAAGCCGACCTCGACCTTGTAGAAGTAGCTCCCGACGCACGTCCGCCGGTCTGCAAGATCATGGACTACGGGAAGTTCAAGTACGAGGCTGCGCAGAAGGCGCGCGAATCGCGCAAGAACCAGACGCTGACCGTCATCAAGGAGCAGAAGCTCCGTCCCAAGATCGACGCACACGACTACGAGACGAAGAAGCGCAACGTCGTTCGCTTCCTCGAAGCCGGCTCGAAGGTCAAGGTCACCATCATGTTCCGCGGCCGCGAGCAGTCGCGTCCCGAACTCGGCTTCCGTCTGCTGCAGCGCCTGGGCGCGGACGTCGCGGAGCTCGGCTTCGTGGAGACCTCGGCCAAGCAGGACGGCCGCAATATGACGATGGTGTTGGCACCGCACAAGGGTGCCAAGACTCGCGTCAAGGCACAGGAGAGCGCAGCGGCTCCGCCCGCGCAGCGCGCACCGGCCCCCGCGCCGGAACAGCCCGCCGACGCAGCCCCGGCTGCCGAGGCACCGGCCGCAGCAGCTCCGGCTACTCCGGCGCAGACCAACTGA